Sequence from the Nitrosospira multiformis genome:
GAACTGAAGTACAGGAGATTATCGACGCCGCTCAACTGCTCTTCAATCGGGGCGGCAACCGTTTTAGCCAGGGTATCAGCACTCGCACCGGGAAAGGTCGCGGTGATCAACACGGTGGGAGGCGCTATTTGGGGGTATTGTGCGATGGGCAGCTGCATCGCGGATGCCAGCCCTGCCAACACGATGATGATGGACAATACCGATGCGAAAATCGGCCGGGTAATAAAGAATCTGGTCATGAGATTCCCGCCTACGTCTGCTTATCAGGGTCGGACTGGGCAGGGGATTGAGCAGGGGCTTCAACCAACGGTGCCGCAGGCGCTCCTCCTGGCGCATGGGATGACACAAGCGTACCGGGACGCAGTTTGATAATGTTATCGACAATAACCTTGTCACCGGCTTTGAGTCCCTCAAGAATCACCCAATCCTTGCCTATCCAGCGGCCCGCCACTACCGGTCGTACCGTCGCCTCGTTTTTCTCATTCATTACATAGACACTTTTACCCAGATCGGATGTCTGCACCGCAACCTGGGGGACGAGAAAGACCCCATCGCGTTCACCCGTGATGACGCGTGCACGGACAAATTGTCCTGGCAGCAGCCGCTGATCGGTGTTTTCAAATGTCGCGCGTAACTGTTGTGTACCCAGCGCCGGGTTGATCTGGCTGGCGGCAAAATTCAGCTTGCCTTTCTTTTCGTATTCCGTCCCGTCTGGCAATACCAGCACAACGTGTTGTACATTTTCTTCATTCAGGTGGCCACCAAGCTGTGCCAGTTCACTGTCGGAAAGACTGAAGCGCACCCATATGGGTGATAGCTGAACCAGCGTGGTCAGCAGGCTGGCGTTGGCTTCCACGAGTGCGCCCTCGGAGAATTGGAAGCGGCCCGATATACCGCTTACCGGCGCTGTCACGGTGGTATAAGAAAGATTGAGCTCGGCGTCGCGTAAACGTGCTTCGGCCTGTTGTAAGGCAGCGCTGACGATTGCACTGTCAGAGGCGGCGTTGTCATACTCACGCTGACTGATAGCCTGCGTATCCAGCAAATCACGCAAACGGTTTTCTTCCCGCTCGGCCTGCTTGATACGGGCTTTTTGTTCAGCAAGTTGCGCCCTTGCCTGGGCCAGGGCATTTTGATAGGGTACGGGATCAATCTGAAACATGGGCTGACCCGCTTTTACCGCGGTGCCTTCTTCATACAGGCGTTTGAGCAAAATGCCGCCAACGCGTGGCCGTATTTCGACTTCCTTGGCGCCTTCGGTTTGTGCAACGGCTTCGGCACTGATCGGCACGCTGGTGGGCTGTACTTCAACCACGCTGACAGGAAGCGCCATGCCGGCCTGAGATTGGCTGGCCGCCTGATCGCTTTTGCCGCATGCGCCCAACGCAACGCCCATTACC
This genomic interval carries:
- a CDS encoding efflux RND transporter periplasmic adaptor subunit, with amino-acid sequence MAVPRHYKNKFRSSWVIHSKLVIALVMGVALGACGKSDQAASQSQAGMALPVSVVEVQPTSVPISAEAVAQTEGAKEVEIRPRVGGILLKRLYEEGTAVKAGQPMFQIDPVPYQNALAQARAQLAEQKARIKQAEREENRLRDLLDTQAISQREYDNAASDSAIVSAALQQAEARLRDAELNLSYTTVTAPVSGISGRFQFSEGALVEANASLLTTLVQLSPIWVRFSLSDSELAQLGGHLNEENVQHVVLVLPDGTEYEKKGKLNFAASQINPALGTQQLRATFENTDQRLLPGQFVRARVITGERDGVFLVPQVAVQTSDLGKSVYVMNEKNEATVRPVVAGRWIGKDWVILEGLKAGDKVIVDNIIKLRPGTLVSSHAPGGAPAAPLVEAPAQSPAQSDPDKQT